Proteins found in one Nostoc sp. NIES-3756 genomic segment:
- a CDS encoding aminoglycoside phosphotransferase family protein, with amino-acid sequence MPPFILNSQNVFEYLISLNLCTKSEQVLSEIELKPAKNFNLLVTLPENRKFLVKQERHNPEGKTSGEFLLEWRIHDFVRTFPELSYLRPYFSEVLHFNADNSIIIFNYLDNYRDLMDFYVKKNLNLFPIKIANAVGNTLALVHRASMNSEAYGKFFQQNTYESSQRSPNLNRGLDRLTPEIFGKVPADGIKFFALYQRYDSLGQAIAQLINSLNPCCLTHNDLKLNNILVLLDWQEASDQNIVRFIDWERGNWGDPANDLGTLIASYLQIWLYSMVTGQSIAIEESLRLAATPLYVLQPSIRELVTAYLTHFPEILEYYPNFLPRVMQFCGLALITAIQAQLQYEKTFGNAGICMLQVAKSLLCRPETSIQSIFGVEVTEILPTNLSLA; translated from the coding sequence ATGCCACCATTTATCTTAAATTCTCAAAATGTTTTTGAGTACCTAATATCACTAAACTTGTGTACTAAATCTGAGCAAGTATTGAGCGAAATTGAGCTAAAACCTGCTAAAAATTTTAACTTACTAGTTACTTTACCCGAGAACCGAAAATTTTTAGTCAAGCAAGAACGTCATAACCCAGAAGGAAAAACATCTGGTGAATTTCTACTAGAATGGCGCATTCACGACTTTGTGAGGACATTTCCAGAACTTAGCTATCTTCGTCCGTATTTTTCAGAAGTATTACACTTTAATGCAGATAATTCGATTATAATTTTCAATTATCTTGATAATTATCGAGATTTGATGGATTTTTATGTTAAAAAAAACTTGAATCTTTTTCCTATTAAAATTGCAAATGCTGTAGGAAATACTCTGGCTTTGGTTCATCGCGCTTCTATGAACAGTGAAGCGTATGGAAAGTTCTTTCAACAGAATACTTATGAATCTAGTCAGCGTTCTCCTAATCTGAATCGTGGATTAGATAGGCTAACTCCAGAAATTTTTGGTAAAGTTCCTGCTGATGGGATTAAATTTTTTGCCTTATATCAACGTTACGACAGTTTAGGTCAGGCGATCGCGCAATTAATTAATAGCTTGAACCCATGTTGCCTCACCCATAATGACCTGAAGTTAAACAATATTCTTGTGTTGCTAGATTGGCAAGAAGCAAGCGATCAAAATATTGTTCGTTTCATTGACTGGGAACGTGGTAACTGGGGAGATCCGGCGAATGATTTAGGGACGCTCATCGCCAGTTACTTGCAAATCTGGCTGTACAGCATGGTAACTGGTCAATCAATTGCGATTGAAGAGTCATTACGTTTAGCAGCTACCCCTTTGTATGTTCTCCAACCCTCAATTAGAGAATTAGTAACTGCATATCTCACTCATTTCCCAGAAATCCTAGAATATTATCCCAATTTCTTACCACGAGTTATGCAATTTTGTGGTTTGGCACTCATTACAGCTATTCAAGCTCAACTTCAGTACGAAAAAACTTTTGGGAATGCAGGTATTTGTATGTTGCAAGTCGCTAAAAGTTTATTATGTCGTCCAGAAACATCTATACAAAGCATTTTTGGTGTAGAAGTGACAGAAATCTTACCTACAAATTTATCTCTGGCTTAA
- a CDS encoding T3SS effector HopA1 family protein, whose product MQLIDSLSVQLSDIPESLQISLQDIIHNVEIQSYYCIKHPNYKPLELPESSISRFQKLPLDLQNKYLSQQLRSFLYGIYYNGSLTKSLASDAEISTLAVNQNLENNTFLGVDLAFYDRLHENNRGKGYWSYGWQVIREETDGAVAVYRDGLILYVERDSLQASVKVGELIPIKLPKNLVQNGFYMAVADAGASQHYQTQDEALVRVYFNVTPDGAVAVMDNLTSYLNAIPIAFTFKALYNPSDYGRYDAGVLYFDKNDYEKVHPVLEMIYAEHRSHFQEQVPLFTKPIAPGLAIAEEPKHRFIEKESFGTHRCQIVANGLVEAWQQGDNTPVGRMTAILQNFSSLNIELQRPYLNAGSEDIYTSLYS is encoded by the coding sequence ATGCAACTAATAGATTCGCTATCTGTTCAATTGTCTGATATTCCAGAGTCATTGCAGATATCTTTGCAAGACATCATTCATAATGTTGAAATTCAGTCTTACTATTGTATTAAACATCCAAACTATAAACCTTTAGAATTGCCTGAATCTTCAATTTCCAGGTTTCAAAAACTACCTTTAGACTTACAAAATAAGTATTTGAGTCAACAGTTACGAAGTTTTCTATACGGGATTTACTACAATGGCTCTTTAACAAAGTCTCTTGCATCTGATGCAGAGATATCTACTTTAGCAGTCAACCAAAATCTAGAAAACAACACATTTTTGGGTGTAGATTTAGCTTTTTACGATCGCCTACACGAAAATAACAGAGGTAAAGGCTACTGGAGTTATGGTTGGCAAGTAATTAGAGAAGAGACAGATGGTGCTGTAGCGGTCTATCGAGATGGATTAATATTGTATGTTGAACGCGATTCTCTACAAGCATCTGTTAAGGTGGGTGAATTAATTCCGATTAAATTGCCTAAAAACCTTGTACAAAATGGCTTTTATATGGCAGTTGCTGATGCAGGTGCATCCCAACATTATCAAACACAGGATGAGGCATTAGTACGTGTCTACTTTAATGTAACTCCAGATGGCGCAGTTGCAGTCATGGATAATTTGACTAGCTACCTTAATGCCATACCTATTGCCTTTACTTTTAAAGCTTTATATAACCCGTCTGATTATGGGCGCTATGATGCTGGTGTACTTTATTTTGACAAAAATGACTATGAAAAAGTCCATCCTGTCTTAGAAATGATTTATGCAGAGCATCGATCGCACTTCCAAGAACAAGTACCCTTATTTACAAAGCCTATCGCACCAGGATTAGCGATCGCAGAAGAACCTAAGCATAGATTTATCGAAAAGGAAAGTTTTGGTACACACCGTTGCCAAATTGTGGCTAACGGTTTAGTAGAAGCTTGGCAGCAAGGTGATAATACACCAGTAGGTAGAATGACTGCGATTTTGCAAAATTTCTCTTCACTCAATATTGAATTGCAGCGTCCCTACCTCAATGCTGGCTCGGAAGACATCTATACATCTTTGTACTCGTAA